In Campylobacter concisus, a single window of DNA contains:
- the galU gene encoding UTP--glucose-1-phosphate uridylyltransferase GalU, whose amino-acid sequence MIQTCLFPAAGYGTRFLPATKSLPKEMLPILTKPLIHYGVDEALAAGMDNMAFVTGRGKRALEDYFDISYELEKEIAGSSKESLLSEVRNLMSSCTFSFTRQNAMKGLGHAIYTGKTLVRDEAFGVILADDLCINENGEGVLSQMVKIYEKYRCSVVAVMEVPKEQTKSYGVVSGRFIEDDLIMVDDMVEKPDPTEAPTNLAIIGRYILTPDIFNILERTKPGKNGEIQITDALKAQAKDGMVLAYKFKGKRFDCGSIDGFVEATNFFYERNK is encoded by the coding sequence ATGATACAAACTTGCCTATTTCCAGCGGCTGGATATGGAACGAGGTTTTTGCCAGCTACAAAATCACTCCCAAAAGAGATGTTGCCAATCCTTACAAAACCGCTCATTCACTATGGCGTTGATGAGGCGCTTGCGGCTGGCATGGATAATATGGCGTTTGTCACAGGACGCGGAAAAAGGGCACTTGAGGACTATTTTGACATTAGCTACGAGCTAGAAAAAGAGATCGCAGGCAGCTCAAAAGAGTCGTTGCTTAGTGAAGTTAGAAATTTAATGAGTTCATGCACATTTTCATTTACTAGGCAAAATGCTATGAAAGGGCTTGGACACGCCATTTATACGGGCAAAACTCTAGTTCGTGACGAGGCATTTGGGGTCATTTTGGCAGATGATCTATGTATAAATGAAAATGGCGAGGGTGTGCTTTCACAGATGGTTAAAATTTATGAGAAATATCGCTGCAGCGTCGTTGCAGTGATGGAGGTGCCAAAAGAGCAGACTAAGTCTTATGGCGTCGTAAGCGGCAGGTTTATAGAAGATGATCTTATAATGGTTGATGATATGGTTGAAAAGCCTGATCCTACCGAGGCTCCGACAAATTTAGCTATCATTGGACGCTACATCCTAACGCCAGATATTTTTAACATTTTAGAGCGAACAAAGCCAGGTAAAAACGGCGAAATTCAGATCACGGACGCATTAAAAGCGCAGGCAAAAGATGGCATGGTGCTAGCTTATAAATTTAAAGGCAAGAGATTTGACTGTGGTAGCATCGATGGTTTTGTCGAGGCTACAAATTTCTTTTACGAGCGAAATAAATGA
- a CDS encoding glucose-6-phosphate isomerase: MIETCFKFNFASSEVIDSYAKRINDEYESGEIGYYHLPALGQNLLGEIEEYEKGLAHIKNVVLVGIGGSSLGVKALKSMLDGTKGIKRELLFLDNVDPCSYKNTLDGVNFDEMLFIISSKSGNTIETITIFKCLLDDFKPQNLGKNFLIITDPGTNLENFAKENGIKFFNIPKNVGGRFSVLSAIGLVPLGICGYDIKALLEGALACKKQYIEQKDSSIVAKAYHYATSRNASINVIFSYCDRFFEFNDWYVQLWAESLGKKRGYKRVGLTPVGLVGSRDQHSFLQLIMDGVKDKSVTFIKIKDHASDKTIPSFSLKGLEECDFVAGLSLNELINLQCDATAMALVQEGISVDTITLERLDEFHAGWLIFYYELLTSATGIMLGINTYDQPGVEIGKRILKTMLLK, encoded by the coding sequence ATGATAGAAACTTGCTTTAAATTTAACTTTGCAAGCAGTGAGGTTATCGACTCCTACGCCAAGAGGATAAACGATGAGTATGAAAGCGGCGAGATAGGCTACTATCACCTACCAGCCCTTGGGCAAAATTTGCTTGGCGAGATCGAGGAGTATGAAAAGGGGCTAGCTCATATCAAAAATGTCGTGCTAGTCGGCATTGGCGGCAGCAGTCTTGGCGTAAAGGCGCTAAAATCGATGCTTGATGGCACTAAAGGGATAAAAAGAGAGCTTTTATTTTTAGATAACGTCGATCCTTGCAGCTACAAAAACACGCTTGATGGAGTAAATTTTGACGAGATGCTTTTTATAATAAGCTCAAAATCAGGCAATACGATCGAGACAATCACTATTTTTAAGTGCCTGCTTGATGACTTTAAGCCTCAAAATTTAGGCAAAAATTTCCTCATCATCACTGATCCTGGGACAAATTTAGAAAATTTTGCCAAAGAAAATGGCATTAAATTTTTTAATATCCCAAAAAATGTTGGAGGGAGATTTAGTGTGCTAAGTGCGATAGGTCTTGTGCCTCTTGGTATCTGTGGCTACGATATAAAGGCACTTCTGGAGGGTGCGCTTGCTTGCAAGAAGCAATACATCGAGCAAAAAGATAGCTCCATAGTCGCTAAAGCTTACCACTACGCCACTAGCAGAAATGCCAGTATAAATGTCATATTTAGCTACTGCGATAGATTTTTTGAATTTAACGACTGGTATGTGCAGCTTTGGGCGGAGAGTCTTGGCAAAAAAAGAGGCTACAAAAGAGTTGGTCTTACGCCAGTTGGACTTGTCGGCAGCCGTGATCAGCACAGCTTTTTGCAGCTTATCATGGACGGCGTAAAAGATAAGAGCGTGACGTTTATAAAGATAAAAGATCACGCAAGTGACAAGACTATTCCAAGCTTTAGCCTAAAAGGGCTTGAGGAGTGCGATTTTGTAGCAGGACTTAGCCTAAATGAGCTTATAAATTTGCAGTGCGACGCAACGGCTATGGCACTCGTGCAAGAGGGGATAAGTGTCGATACGATCACACTTGAGAGGCTTGATGAATTTCACGCTGGCTGGCTAATTTTTTATTACGAGCTACTAACC